From the Sphingobium yanoikuyae genome, the window CGCCTTCCTTGTAGACATTGCCCTCGTCATGGGCATGGTACTTCTTCGACCGGCGGATGATCTTGCCGTAGAGCGCATGCTTAACCTTGCGCTCCACGCGAACCACCACCGTCTTGTCGGTCTTGTCGGAAACCACCGTTCCCGTCAGCACGCGCTTGGGCATCGTGTGTTTCCTTTACTTCGCGGCCGAGCGCGAACGCTCGGTCTGCAGGGTCTTGATCTGCGCGATCGAACGACGGACTTCACGAACGCGGCTGGGCTTTTCCAGCTGGTTGGTGGCCGCCTGGAAACGCAG encodes:
- the rpsQ gene encoding 30S ribosomal protein S17 → MPKRVLTGTVVSDKTDKTVVVRVERKVKHALYGKIIRRSKKYHAHDEGNVYKEGETVRIEETAPISKLKTWKVIERVDTHKSPESAA
- the rpmC gene encoding 50S ribosomal protein L29, coding for MANVADLKTKSDDELSTELNNLKREQFNLRFQAATNQLEKPSRVREVRRSIAQIKTLQTERSRSAAK